Proteins found in one Nitrosopumilus maritimus SCM1 genomic segment:
- a CDS encoding TATA-box-binding protein: MPQTKPIVSVENVVASASVDQKIDLNEITEKFPDTEYHPEQFPGLVFRLSTPRTATLIFRTGKMVCTGAKSEEMAIKAVNTVVQKLRKGKIKIKNDAVITVQNIVAAINLGGKIHLEKAARTLPRSMYEPEQFPGLIHRMLDPKTVILLFASGKLVCTGAKKESDVYRSVHNLHSVLEEKNLMIYDE, from the coding sequence ATGCCTCAAACAAAGCCTATTGTGAGTGTTGAAAATGTTGTTGCATCTGCATCAGTTGATCAAAAAATTGACTTGAATGAGATTACAGAAAAATTTCCAGATACTGAATATCATCCAGAACAATTTCCAGGATTAGTTTTCAGATTAAGTACTCCAAGAACTGCAACATTGATCTTCAGAACAGGAAAAATGGTTTGTACTGGTGCAAAATCTGAAGAAATGGCAATCAAAGCTGTAAACACTGTAGTTCAAAAATTAAGAAAAGGAAAAATCAAAATAAAAAATGATGCAGTTATTACTGTACAAAATATTGTTGCAGCAATTAATCTAGGTGGAAAAATACATCTAGAAAAAGCAGCAAGGACATTACCAAGAAGCATGTACGAACCTGAGCAATTTCCAGGACTAATTCACAGAATGCTTGATCCAAAAACCGTAATCTTGTTATTTGCATCAGGAAAATTAGTATGTACTGGAGCTAAAAAAGAATCAGATGTTTATCGCTCTGTTCACAACCTACATTCAGTCTTAGAAGAAAAAAATCTAATGATCTATGACGAATAG
- a CDS encoding P-II family nitrogen regulator, giving the protein MKRIEATVQVDKAGAVSDAIKDIVGGFTITEGKGRGSGKRQEIRSGRGTGSFTAEYNKVATVITVVDDSEVEKVSSAIADAAFTGKGGDGIITVSSVESALNIASKKTGSEAL; this is encoded by the coding sequence ATGAAACGAATTGAGGCAACTGTTCAAGTGGACAAGGCCGGTGCAGTTTCTGATGCAATTAAAGACATTGTTGGAGGATTTACCATCACAGAGGGAAAGGGTAGAGGCTCTGGAAAAAGACAAGAGATCAGATCAGGAAGAGGTACAGGTTCATTCACAGCAGAATACAACAAAGTTGCAACAGTGATAACAGTGGTAGATGACTCTGAAGTAGAGAAAGTATCTTCAGCAATTGCAGATGCAGCTTTTACAGGAAAGGGTGGAGATGGAATTATTACAGTCTCTAGTGTAGAAAGTGCTCTAAATATAGCATCTAAAAAGACGGGTTCTGAAGCCCTCTAA
- a CDS encoding Lrp/AsnC family transcriptional regulator, producing the protein MATAYVLINCELGSEEAVISELKSIEGVVEVHGTFGAYDILAKVESSQVEALRETITWKIRKIPKIRSTLTLMGIEGQQ; encoded by the coding sequence TTGGCAACAGCTTATGTTCTCATAAACTGTGAGCTTGGTTCTGAAGAAGCTGTAATTTCAGAACTAAAATCTATTGAAGGTGTTGTTGAAGTTCATGGCACATTTGGTGCATATGATATTTTAGCAAAAGTGGAATCTTCTCAAGTAGAAGCATTACGTGAAACTATTACTTGGAAGATTAGAAAGATCCCAAAAATTAGATCGACACTAACTCTGATGGGTATTGAAGGACAACAGTGA
- the dusB gene encoding tRNA dihydrouridine synthase DusB, translating into MLPKFSSRAFLAPMAGVSDPALRLQCKKMGAGLVVTEFTSIHSIIAKEEQLKENMKTIQEFIEFSEQERPISVQLFGSDLYALEKAATIVEPYFDIIDYNMGCPAPHITQQMAGGALLQEVNLTQQIFETLVNAVKKPVTLKIRSGVTDASKFLFRDIAEIAEDQGIQMITFHPRTVSQGYSGSADWKLIKELKEISNIPVVGNGDITTPEDAKMMLDETGCDYVMIGRGAMGNPFLFEQINDYLKTGSYKEYSFKDRLDSFFDYLHLTNQYKIKFSNIKSQAMRFTKGLKGGSKLRSKITFSKNLEDLEKIMREAYSIS; encoded by the coding sequence ATGCTTCCAAAATTTTCTAGTAGGGCATTTTTAGCTCCTATGGCAGGAGTTAGTGATCCTGCATTGAGATTACAATGCAAAAAAATGGGAGCTGGATTGGTAGTAACAGAATTTACCAGTATTCATAGCATTATTGCAAAAGAAGAACAACTCAAAGAAAATATGAAAACAATTCAAGAATTCATTGAATTTTCAGAACAAGAAAGACCTATTTCTGTTCAATTGTTTGGTTCTGATCTTTATGCATTAGAAAAAGCTGCAACTATTGTGGAACCATATTTTGATATTATTGATTACAACATGGGTTGTCCTGCTCCACACATTACACAACAAATGGCCGGTGGAGCTCTTTTGCAAGAGGTAAATCTTACACAACAAATTTTCGAAACCCTTGTGAATGCTGTAAAAAAACCTGTAACTCTAAAGATTCGTTCTGGTGTAACTGATGCAAGTAAATTTCTCTTTAGAGATATTGCAGAAATTGCAGAAGATCAAGGAATTCAAATGATAACTTTTCATCCTAGAACTGTCAGTCAAGGATATTCTGGAAGTGCAGATTGGAAATTAATCAAGGAATTAAAAGAGATCTCCAATATTCCTGTAGTTGGAAATGGTGATATTACTACTCCTGAAGATGCCAAAATGATGCTTGATGAGACTGGTTGTGATTATGTTATGATTGGCCGTGGTGCCATGGGAAACCCTTTCTTATTTGAACAGATTAATGATTATCTTAAAACTGGTTCATACAAAGAATATTCTTTCAAAGATAGATTGGATTCTTTCTTTGATTATCTTCATCTTACAAATCAATACAAAATCAAATTCTCTAATATCAAAAGTCAAGCTATGAGATTTACAAAAGGATTGAAGGGTGGTTCCAAACTACGTTCTAAAATCACATTTTCAAAAAATCTTGAAGACCTAGAAAAAATTATGCGTGAAGCATATTCTATATCTTAA
- a CDS encoding thrombospondin type 3 repeat-containing protein: MKQYILGFLILLTITIGMTPNIVFANTTIDTDGDGVPNAVDFCPHLLEDYDPEYGNNIDGCPADFVPWYDADYDGIQDHIDRCPTVKETYNKFQDTDGCPDLSPDGDTGIADSDGDGFPDYLDLCPNRPETFNGIDDTDGCPDDDHSLLDRDQDGISDGKDACPLEPETYNFYQDSDGCPDSVDTTTSLYQFPDTDGDGIDDRWDQCLNEPENYNNFQDQDGCIDIPGVDSEGFIDSDFDSIGDDVDACPLERENYNKFQDSDGCPDVLQLPISGDADGDGLLNANDACPYSPETYNKLQDSDGCPDSLTDGFTAYDSDGDGIIDNLDWCPNQPETFNGFQDSDGCPDYSISTLDSDRDGVPNVSDSCPLEPETYNFYQDSDGCPDSVDGVLFSYTFPDADGDGIDDRWDACLDEQENFNGFLDSDGCPDTPGISKSSLLDTDYDHIPDVRDSCPTIAENYNKFQDEDGCPDTIEHDSFGDSDGDGIIDKMDQCPTAKETYNKFQDTDGCPDSLTDGFTAYDSDGDGIIDNLDLCPTQPETYNKFQDTDGCPDDSRSTLDSDMDGIPNVLDSCPLEPETYNFYQDTDGCPDSTGTVTSSYSFPDADGDGIDDRWDACLDEQENFNGYLDWDGCPDILAAAPTAPTKFDSDGDGFYDSIDSCPSKPETWNKYNDDDGCPDIAPEQQRFVHDDDLDDIINDEDLCPLDPEDYDGDRDTDGCPDN; this comes from the coding sequence ATGAAACAATATATTTTAGGATTTTTAATTTTACTTACCATAACTATTGGAATGACACCAAACATTGTTTTTGCAAATACTACAATTGACACTGATGGTGATGGTGTTCCAAATGCTGTTGATTTTTGTCCTCATCTCTTAGAGGACTATGATCCTGAATACGGTAACAACATTGACGGCTGTCCTGCAGACTTTGTTCCTTGGTATGATGCTGATTATGATGGTATCCAAGATCATATCGATAGATGTCCGACCGTAAAAGAAACTTACAACAAGTTCCAAGACACTGACGGTTGTCCTGATTTGTCCCCTGATGGTGATACTGGAATTGCTGACTCTGATGGTGACGGCTTTCCTGATTATCTAGACTTGTGTCCAAATAGACCTGAAACATTTAATGGAATTGATGACACTGACGGTTGTCCTGATGATGATCATTCTCTACTGGATCGTGATCAAGATGGAATTTCTGACGGTAAAGATGCTTGTCCACTAGAGCCTGAAACTTACAACTTTTATCAAGATTCTGACGGCTGTCCTGACTCTGTTGACACTACAACTTCTCTTTATCAATTTCCAGATACTGATGGTGATGGAATAGACGATAGATGGGATCAATGTCTAAACGAACCTGAAAACTATAACAATTTCCAGGATCAAGATGGTTGTATTGATATTCCAGGTGTAGATTCAGAAGGCTTTATCGATTCTGATTTTGATAGTATTGGTGATGATGTTGATGCTTGTCCATTAGAACGTGAAAATTACAACAAGTTCCAAGATTCTGACGGCTGTCCAGATGTCTTACAATTGCCAATTTCTGGTGATGCAGATGGTGATGGTTTGTTAAATGCAAATGATGCATGTCCATACAGTCCTGAAACTTACAACAAGCTCCAAGATTCTGACGGTTGCCCTGATTCTCTTACAGATGGCTTTACTGCCTATGACTCTGATGGTGATGGCATTATTGATAATTTAGATTGGTGTCCAAATCAACCTGAAACATTTAATGGATTCCAAGATTCTGACGGTTGCCCAGATTATTCTATTTCCACACTTGACTCTGATAGAGATGGTGTTCCAAATGTCTCAGACTCTTGTCCACTAGAGCCTGAAACTTACAACTTTTATCAAGATTCTGACGGCTGTCCAGACTCTGTTGACGGTGTTTTGTTTTCTTATACATTCCCAGATGCAGATGGTGATGGAATAGATGATAGATGGGATGCATGTCTTGATGAACAAGAGAACTTTAACGGATTTTTAGATTCTGACGGCTGTCCAGATACTCCAGGAATTTCAAAATCTTCATTACTTGATACTGATTATGATCATATCCCTGACGTTCGTGATTCATGTCCTACTATTGCAGAAAATTACAACAAATTCCAAGATGAAGATGGATGCCCTGATACAATAGAACATGATTCATTTGGAGATTCTGATGGAGATGGAATAATTGATAAAATGGATCAATGTCCTACCGCAAAAGAAACTTACAATAAATTCCAAGATACTGACGGTTGTCCTGATTCTCTTACAGATGGCTTTACTGCCTATGACTCTGATGGTGATGGCATTATTGATAATTTAGATCTCTGTCCAACACAACCTGAAACTTACAATAAATTCCAAGATACTGACGGTTGTCCTGATGATTCTCGATCTACACTTGATTCAGACATGGATGGAATTCCAAATGTTTTAGACTCTTGCCCACTAGAGCCTGAAACTTATAATTTTTATCAAGATACTGACGGTTGCCCTGATTCTACTGGTACTGTGACTTCATCCTATTCTTTCCCAGATGCTGATGGTGATGGAATAGATGATAGATGGGATGCATGTCTTGATGAACAAGAGAACTTTAACGGATACTTGGATTGGGATGGCTGCCCAGATATATTGGCTGCAGCACCAACAGCACCAACAAAATTTGACTCTGATGGTGACGGATTCTATGATTCAATTGATTCTTGTCCATCAAAACCAGAAACCTGGAATAAATACAACGATGATGATGGTTGTCCAGATATTGCCCCAGAACAACAAAGATTTGTCCATGATGATGATCTAGATGACATCATTAATGATGAAGACTTGTGTCCACTTGATCCTGAAGACTATGATGGTGACAGAGACACTGACGGTTGTCCAGATAACTGA